aatattaaactaaatctaatttatatattaaaaatatatttttctaaaggATAACGTTACTACTCTTCTGACAAGCGTCAAAGAggcacaattaaaattttttttatggataGCACAACAAatgtctttttaattaataataatctacaCAAAAGAGAAACAATCCTCACTCTATTTACCGTAATTAGATTTCttctcataaataaataaactgtcaacgttttaatattaggaaagaaattaaataaactaaatttaataataaaaaagcataGAAGGACGTACGTTTTATTTGGATCAATCTTAAATTCTTAAACAtttcttagaaaaatttatcgattagtactgtttaattatatacacaatGTCACACTGTCAAACTATACCTAAAATGTTGCTTTgcttttttactttaacattTCACTATCAAAAGTATAACGTATCCATAACTTCAAGTAAAACATAGaaatcataatataaaaattataaaaggatCATGTGTCATCCGatgatatcataaataaagCTAGGTGTCTTATACATGCTTATATAGgtgacaaataaaatcatgatGACATCCTTATGATATGTTACATATTATGACACTTCAATATGAAGCATgacatataacaatttattgttttgaaaTATAGCGTCTTACGATTGATCAGACGCCTTTGTGTGAAATACCTGCACGATATGGCCCTGCTTAGATATCTAATatgaaagattaaaattaggCTTACATATCTATTATGAAAGATTAATCTTTCATGAATTAatgtacttaaaaattaacatttacaaGCCTAcgatattatagtaataacatattttaatgttttataaatcgcatgtacatagaaaaaaaaagtataagtttatttgactaaattttttaacttgattaaattttgttatttcatatatgtatattatataaatatacatatgtatttcagtataatacatatacatacatataatacatatacatatgtatatatatatattttttttttagttaaatatataaatacttgaattatagttcaaatatttcatttatttaaatcaaatgtaTAAATGCTTCAACTATACTATACAAAGACATTtgatcaagttgaaaaatttagtcaaattaacaactctttttttcagtattatgtgtataaaaaaaaattaaaaaaaagcaattaatagattatctataagtatacaatattactttgtgataatacttatatataaaaaagcaaaaatatttaaggaaTCTAATAAGAGCAACGTcacaaaactatttaaaaccgatattattatgattattattaatcgacACTATCttccaatattaaatttatgcgGAAaagatattgataatattttaaaaagtaataatataatttcgaatattatatacttttcttaattattttaataatagcaaAGCAGTTTGTCTCAAGTGCCTACATGTTTCGAGTCTGTTGcacttaaaattttgaattttccGCGTTCGTGCAACGGCGCCAATTCGAGACGTGAGAGTCGAATCGACAGCGCCGACGGCGATGTTCACGCAACTTCACGCACATAGACGGAGATCGACTTGGATCGACTGTGGCCGAGTGTAGTGATGCAGAGTGTTCCCGGTCTACTTACCTGAATTTCTTGTACGGTTTTTTTCTTCGGCGTGAATTAGCACATACGgcgtaagtaaaaaaaaaatcaacaattgttatttaatactCCATACTTTACTATGCGCGATAGCTATTTTTCTTGGATGAAACAGCAGAACACGCGTTAAAACGCAGCGATGGCTGTTCCCTCGGCTATTCCCAGCGATCGCGTCCTTTCCGGATGGGCGgttcttcaattttaatattctaatagCATCGTCGAATTTGGTTAATCGCCTGCGCGGAAGAAAACTCTATTCGTCGCCAATCCTCTCATCCTGATTTCGTAGAAAAAGATCCCCATATTAGTTCACGTTACAACTTTGCACCTAACCTTAAAGCGGTCCTTAAACGgtcaataatattgtacaatgtTCTTTTAGCTAATGCAAAAGAAACTCGATATAGTTCTCGGACTATCAACaataatattgtgcaataatatTGAACATCTAGGGATTgttaaaatcttatatatattgttgtgtatattaattaaatacttgcatgcattttttcagatataaagttttaacacTTTGCAAAGATGGCAGACTCTGATGATGAATATGACAGAAAGAGGCGCGACAAGTTCAGAGGTGAGAGGACAGAATCATATTCACGGGAGCGCAGGGATGATCGCAGACGTGATGATTGGGTAGACAGGTAgtacaaataatatgttttatatacactTGACCTTATTAAATTACAGTAGTTGTTAAAATTCTTGCTCTTTATAATATACGCAATCTGTTGCACAaatttgctatattttttgtcacataaaaagaaataaaaagaattgccACAAGCTGTTTGTATTTCCTTTTGTTACGTTTTTTACTGTTGCTGTTCTAGTCACACTGATCGTGATTCTTATAGAGAATGGTCGAGCCGTCCCCGACAGCGTCCGGATTATCGGGAGTATCGAGGTGGTGGAAGTGGAGGACGTGATCGTTACAGCCCTTCGAGATCCCAAGACATGGGGCCACCTATGAAGAGAATGCGATTTGCTGAGTGGGACGACAGACCAAGATATGGACATGATTATTATGGTGGAAGTGGTGGCGGTGCaggtggtggtggcggcggtggtggcggtggcggtagCGGTGGAAATTCCTGGAGCCCAGATAATTACACCTCCCCTCACCATGGCAACCATCACTATGGAAACCATAATAATAGCAGCAGgtttgtttattttgtttatgtgTCATGTCCAGAGATCTTTTCTTCTGAATTTTGTCTGATTTTATGACAAATAGCTATGTTGATGAGAAGGGCAGGATTTATAAGAATTCCGCCAAAACGGAGTCGCTTGACTCCAAAATTATTAGCTAAGTTAaggtatttacatttataagcAAAAATCTCATTAAATACAGAAAACAATAGTACTTCTGTTTAAAGAGAAGTTTACtatatttaaagagaaaaatattccattccatttaatagtaaaatattgtatataaagtaaaaatattttatatagcgCAATGTATCTCATTTAATagcaaaagtattaaataaattcaaaattgtattataaattaattcttgtaaTAGTGTAATCATCTTTGGGGAATACATCTACGATTATTTTCAGTCGAGAGGTTGCTGGAAATTTCAGTAATTCAAATGTTGAAACCCAACCACCCATGATGTCATTCAAAGCGTTTCTCGGTACTCAAGAGGATACTATTACTGATGAGGAGGCAATTAAGCGCTACAACGAGTACAAATTGGAATTCAGAAGGCAGCAGTTGAATGAGTTCTTTGTCGCCCATAAAGACGAAGAATGgtatattaattcttatattcttatttttcacacatgtacatacatttttagGAGTTGcatcattatattattcattcaCTCAAATCTTATTATgacgtttttaataaataacaatatagaatttatttttagcatgGCTAAAACACTATTTTGCTATCGAGTTAATGATCAACGTTGACGTAAAATCGTAACCAAGTAAACAATGAATACTTTTAAGTAATGCCACTGCAGGAGATCGGTTGCATAGAAAGAACTCTGTCCACGCATGTATGTACGTGTACGACTACATGTCTGGAAGAGAGATGGATGACGATTTACAATCTCTAATTACTTGCAGATACAATGTATTGTAGCTAATTTCAAACAATATGATCCGCTCTGTCTATCCCTACAGCATATCGCCGCCATCGCCTTATACCTTGGGTCATCTCGCTCGTTTATTTTCTCGTACGATACTTTATGAATTTCGCGTCTCGCGCATCGCTGAAGACACGAAGGTGCCTGTTAGGTAGCTAAATAAATTGCGAGCTGGGCGCGCAAAGCCCAAATATTGCTCGCGTATAGGCCGCGTTCTAAAcccgttatttatttttatattcgagCATATACTGTCTTTGTCGATAAGACTCTGTGTCGACGAGAAAACTGAATGCGAGTAGAAATATGACTACAGGTGAGGCTCCACTCTGACAATGTTGATATTACCGATCATTTAACTGTTTGAGTGCCAAAGATGATCATAAAAACCTGTACAAAAATGCCAAGCGGCGCGTTCGCACTTTTTCTATTCTACGTTTGAAAGCTATTTATCATATGTGTACAGttttttatccattttttataaaaagaatactttaattgtaaaacgtaattaaattttaagaattgcAGTACagccaaaattaaatttaatgagacGCTTGTTAGCACTTTTCGACATGAAAATGAACAGCGCGATCGCGCTGCGTGGCACTCAAATATTGTAAGGTATATTTCTAAACATTCTGACATATGGACTTGTAATATCATAAAACAACGATTTACGGTTGATTAAAACTTGGTTTAAGAGATTGTATATTTATGACAATCTAATATAAAgggttataatttttaaacttattaacgTTTTATCTTTTGCGCGAATAGTTTGCTCTAGACGCACTCTGCTGTATATAGAGTAATAGATTTAATATGCATATAAGTTACTGTAGGTAAAACATAttgagaattatataattgtattgaattatataatattcaaaaatgtttatctCGCGAATATGCATATGCATGCACGATATGAGGAAATGAAACATATATCTAcgctttcaatttttctttatttcccgTGCCATATTgagatatttctttataatgttttacatgTTGATGTTTTACCTCATATCTTGCATGCATGTATCATGAAAAGATGCGCTAATTTGATCCACGTTTTCATTCGCGTtgccttttttaaattacagaaCTAGCTGCATCATTGATACGTATGTGTGTTTTTATTCTGgacttgtttaatattattatattatattgattgtTTCTTTCGTGGATATCCGTTTATTGTGTTTTTTCTATTGATCACCAGGTTCAAAATAAAGTATCATCCTGAGGAGTCAgtaaaaaggaaagaagaacAAGTAGCAGCGCTTAAGGTAAATGCAATGTTAAAATGTGtcctttttcaaattttcaaattttgttatcGACATATTTTCCCGACtaataaaaatcttgattttattttagaaacgCGTGGACATTTTCCTGGAATTGCTAAACACAGGAGACATAGACAAGGTATCTGTTGATGCCGATCAAGCAGACATATTATTGCACCTTCTAGATGCAGTAGTTATTAAACTGGAGGGGGGGACAGAGGaagatttacaaattttaaatgttaaaccATTTAAACCTATAATAACTAAAGACGttctgaaagaaaaagaggatttcaaaagaaaaacttctatagaaaaaaaatctgaaattagGTATTGTATAatgctatattttatttttacatatattttaagagaattgtgtgagaaatataaaaaggaaTAATATTAACACTATTAACTGGTATTggttatttctattaattttattttagtgaGGAAAATAAAGCCGACGACTCTCAGCGTGATGAAAAAGATTCCAAGAATGATCAAAATGCTAATATAGAAGTTGAAAGCTCAGTAAAGGATGAAAATGCTGAATCTAATTTGAACAAAAACAAGGAAAATGAAgatacaaagaataaaaaagatgtaGAAGAAGCTGACGGTGATGATAAGCCTCGTatgtatcataaataataaatatataaaatattgtatgaagTTTTTCTCTGCTTACGTATATGTCACAAGTCATTTTATTACAGCAGAAAAATCGGAAAAATCAAGAAAGCGTAAACGTACTGACAGCAATAGTAGTAGCAGTAGTAGCAGCAGTAGTAGTTCCTCTGGTAGTGACAGCAATAAACTGGACACACCGAAAGTAGAGACTCGTAAGTATAATCAGtccaattttatctttatgaaTTATATCTTTGTGAAAACGTTTATGTGTTAACAAAGTATTGCattcgtatttattttataccaATTACAATTATCATTACAGCTGCGAATGAAAAGGTAGAAACTAATAATACGGATGCTGACGAAAAAGACGTTAAAGTGGAGAAACAGGAAATTAAAACGGAAGCAGaagcgaaaaataataaaaaatctgcaaTTGAGCCAGAAGCAGTGATTGATTTAGCTAGTgaagataaagagaaagaacCTAGAGCTTTGCATAAAACCAGTAGCATCTTTCTTCGTAACTTGGCGCCAACCATTACTAAGGCAGAAGTCGAAGCGGTTAGttgaaatctttataaatacattttgtatataaatacttaaataatatacatttttatttttattttattctttcatattaacgacacacacacacacacacacacacacacacacacacacacacacacacacacattcgaTTATCGATATTTATCAGTTGATTACGTTTATCGGATAGATGTGTAAGCGATATCCTGGGTTCTTACGTGTGGCTATAGCGGATCCACAGCCGGAGAGACGATGGTTCCGTCGTGGCTGGGTCTCATTTGAGAGACAAGTGAACATCAAAGAAATCTGCTGgagtttaaataatattagagTGAGTTTATATTGATATgtgtatttgttattaaatacaaaaagaaacatGCTTTTAATTTGTCTCGTATCCAGCTACGTGATTGTGAGCTTGGTGCAATAGTAAATAGAGATCTATCACGACGTATTCGTTCAGTGAATGGTTTGACGTCTCACAAGCAAATAGTTCGACATGATATTAAACTTAGCGCCAAAATTGTTCACAATTTGGATAATAAGATAGGACTATggaaagaagagaagaaggaTGAAAACGTAACGAAACAGGAAGAAGAGAGCAAAACTACTCAAAGTAGCAATGAAGTTGAACAAGctgtaagaaaaatttgcgtttatatatgttacatatcaatagaagcaaaaattttatttttatatttttatgtacaattttgcGTGTTATTTTAGGCTTTCGGATTATCATCTAAAAATCCAGTATTGAAAAACATAACAGACTACTTGATAGAAGAAGCTTCAGCCGAAGAAGAGGAATTACTAGGTATGTCAAGTGAACAAGAGGAAGGTCAGTTGGGTGGCGACGGAGACAGTTCAATCGAAAGAGATCCAGTTCTAATCAAGgtaaattaaacttatataaGATTGAGATCgaaattatagaatataatttaagaaattatattatgcttATCAATAAACACATTGTGTTTATTCTATTACAGGTATTAGACAGATTAGTGTTGTACTTACGGATTGTTCATTCCGTCGATTATTACAATCATTGCGAATATCCAAACGAGGATGAGATGCCAAATAGATGCGGAATAATGCATGTGAGGGGATCTCCACCTACCGCCAAAGTTTCAAGTGCAGAATTAACGGAATATTGTCGCAACTTCGAGAGCAAAATGTCTGCCTTTCTACAACCGGTTGCTACTTTATCTGATGAAGACTTCGAAAAACTAGGCGCGAAAAACGCCGAAGCgtatcctttttttcaatgtgtttttattattgagatatatgatataataacaacaataaatttgaaataatttttaatttaaatatttccttaatatataaaacagtgAGGTCGAAAAGTTCGTTCAAGCTAACACTCAAGAATTGTCGAAAGATAAGTGGTTGTGTCCTCTTAGtggaaagaaatttaaagGCCCCGATTTTATTCGTAAACATATCTTTAACAAGCATTCTGAAAAGGTCGCAGAAGTGAAAGCGGAAgctgaatattttaataattatttaagagacccaaaaaggcCTCAACTTCCCGAGCATCCTGGTAACAAAGCTCCATTGAGAGAAGGATCACGTGACAATTTTGCTCCATATGGGTGCAGCTCGTgagtaaaagttattaataagcAATGGAAAATATGTAAGAAATGGCTCCGATTATTATTgtgtgtttttaaaaatacaatttttacgttctgtataattctgtaattaataacatggagataacataaaattaacgtaATTAAGGTACTCAGCGCAAACATCCGCAAATATTTCTAGATTCGGAAGTTACAGTGGTGGATTTGGCGGTAACAGGAACAATTATGGTTCCGGTT
This sequence is a window from Monomorium pharaonis isolate MP-MQ-018 chromosome 3, ASM1337386v2, whole genome shotgun sequence. Protein-coding genes within it:
- the LOC105838157 gene encoding serrate RNA effector molecule homolog isoform X3; its protein translation is MADSDDEYDRKRRDKFRGERTESYSRERRDDRRRDDWVDSHTDRDSYREWSSRPRQRPDYREYRGGGSGGRDRYSPSRSQDMGPPMKRMRFAEWDDRPRYGHDYYGGSGGGAGGGGGGGGGGGSGGNSWSPDNYTSPHHGNHHYGNHNNSSSREVAGNFSNSNVETQPPMMSFKAFLGTQEDTITDEEAIKRYNEYKLEFRRQQLNEFFVAHKDEEWFKIKYHPEESVKRKEEQVAALKKRVDIFLELLNTGDIDKVSVDADQADILLHLLDAVVIKLEGGTEEDLQILNVKPFKPIITKDVLKEKEDFKRKTSIEKKSEISEENKADDSQRDEKDSKNDQNANIEVESSVKDENAESNLNKNKENEDTKNKKDVEEADGDDKPQKSEKSRKRKRTDSNSSSSSSSSSSSSGSDSNKLDTPKVETPANEKVETNNTDADEKDVKVEKQEIKTEAEAKNNKKSAIEPEAVIDLASEDKEKEPRALHKTSSIFLRNLAPTITKAEVEAMCKRYPGFLRVAIADPQPERRWFRRGWVSFERQVNIKEICWSLNNIRLRDCELGAIVNRDLSRRIRSVNGLTSHKQIVRHDIKLSAKIVHNLDNKIGLWKEEKKDENVTKQEEESKTTQSSNEVEQAAFGLSSKNPVLKNITDYLIEEASAEEEELLGMSSEQEEGQLGGDGDSSIERDPVLIKVLDRLVLYLRIVHSVDYYNHCEYPNEDEMPNRCGIMHVRGSPPTAKVSSAELTEYCRNFESKMSAFLQPVATLSDEDFEKLGAKNAEAEVEKFVQANTQELSKDKWLCPLSGKKFKGPDFIRKHIFNKHSEKVAEVKAEAEYFNNYLRDPKRPQLPEHPGNKAPLREGSRDNFAPYGCSSYSAQTSANISRFGSYSGGFGGNRNNYGSGYGGGFGFSAPRSNRGGFNRGRAAPDTSRPLISYNDLDQPDMDMF